TCAACTTACTGAGAGAAATTGGTTAGAAACAACCTCTCTGTTGCTGGAGCGTATCACTTGCGAGAGAACTCTTATTGAGGAGCATTTCGAAATTGCCACTGATGAGTCAGTCACCTCGGTAAACCTGGGTGCCGGAGACTTACACCGGGGCGGCAAGTCCGTAGCAATTATTTCTTTCGCGACTGGAAAACAGCTTGTCTATAAGCCGCGCTCACTTGCGCTGGATCAAGCATTTACTGGCTTTGTTGAGTTTTTTCGCGCTCGACTCAAGTCACTCAGAATTACTGTTCCCCACTCACTTGATAGGGGAGAGTATGGTTGGAGTGAGTTCCTAGAGTATCTTCCGTCCAATTCGTCTGGCTCTGTTAAAGAGTACTACTTACAGTGCGGAATGCTAACCGCAATTTGGCATCTTCTTGGAGGTACCGATCTCCATCATGAAAATATAATAGTACGAGACAATCATCCATGCGTTGTGGACGTTGAGACCCTTCTTCACTATGACCGCTGGAGCAGGAGCCGACTCTCAGCTCAGAAGAATGCTTTCGATTGGGCGACCTTTCTTCTCAATGAGTCAGTGCTTCGTACCGCCATGTTACCGATTCACTTTGATCTTCCCGATGGTGAATCACACTATGATCTGAGTGGAATGAGTGGGATTGGGAAACAAGGTGTCAGTATATCCCGTGCATTCATGCAAGATATGAACTTGAACACTATGCGCTTTGGGGTACGGGCGGAAACTTTAACCCGCCAAGGGAATGATCCCTTTAAAATTCGGCAGGAATTCGATGAGAAAGTGATCCCATATATACTCAAGGGAATGAATGAGATCTTTAAGATTGTCCAACAGAATAAGAACGAACTCTTAGCAAAGAGTTCAGTCCTTTTTTCGTTCAAGCATCTTAAAAGTAGGGTCATTTTTCGTCCTACAAACCACTACGCTACGTTTCTTGAGCACAGTCTTCATCCGAAATACCTTCGGAGCAAAGAGAAAAGAGCCGAGTTTTTAGAATCTCTGCCGTCCCTTTCGACATATGCTGGAGATAGCGAGTACTTTGCGGTTGATAAAGCAGAGAGAAACGCTTTAAGCTCGCTTGATATTCCACTGATCACAACTCCTATATCGTTTTCTCCCGGTGAGAACGTACGATGTGACGGAAATGGCGAGCTATACTCGCTTCCCACTGAATGCCCATTCGAGCGAGCAATTTCACGAATCCAAAACTTCTCGCTAGCCACAGAGCAATTCCAACTCAGACTTACCGAAGAAAGTCTGCTCGGTGCACGGAAGAGTGTATCGAGCCCCGTCCATAGTGCCTTTCGACCCAGTGTGTCTGAGCTCCCAATTGTATCTCAAGAGAAAGATTTAAGTCGGAGAACACTAGGGGCAGTGCTTGGAATCGGTGAAATGTTAGAGAGCTCTGCTATAGAAGCAAAGAACGGAGGGATCACTTGGATAGCTCTTGGTTTGGCTTCGAGTGGTAATCGCTATGAGCATACAGTAGTTGGGCCAGGTCTCTATCATGGAAACACGGGGATCGCTATATTCCTCTCATCCTTACTGTCTATTAATCCCTCCGGCCCATGGAGTGAATTAGCGAGGAAAACCCTCCTTCCTGTGTTTCAGGAGATTGGGAAACTAAAAGAAAACATTTCCTTATCACAGATCAGTATACATGGATTGTCGGGTTGGCCAGGTGTACTGTATGGACTTTGCCTCTGTTCAGATAGACTTGACGAAAGAGATTGTTTGAATAGAGCAGAAGAACTCCTGAAACTCATCCGCGCCCAAAACCTTGAAACAGATCAGTATGACCTCCTCTCTGGAATAGCGGGTACAATCATTGCTTCGCTTGCTTTTTATAAAGTCTCGGGTTGTGAGGAAGCTCTACAACTTGCAGAGGAGTGTGCGAGCAACCTCATTGCCAATCAAACGAGATCTCCTCACACTAACTACCGATCGTGGCCATTTCAAGGCGATTTTCTTTGTGGTTTTGCTCACGGGGCAGCAGGAATCTGTTTCGCCTTAGCGAGGTTGAACCAGATTCTAAAGAGCCCACAGATTGCCGACTCAATACATGAAGCACTAAACTATGAGACTTCTCTCTTCTCACCGGCACTTCAGAACTGGCCAGATTTAAGGAAAGGGGTGTCTCCCGCTAACGCTGGTTATGTAACGAGTGCTTGGTGTCATGGATCTCTTGGGATACTTCTTGCTTATCAGGCGATCTCTTTAAATGAGAACTTTCAATACTTAAAGCAATATATCGAGAAAGTGCGTTCAAAAGTTCTCACTACACCCTTATCAAAGGTCGACAGCCTTTGTTGTGGAACTCCTGCGACTATGGAGTTGCTCGGTAATAGTAAGGATATAGAGAGTGCATCCCTTAGAACGGGAGTTTCCCAGTGGCTACTAGAGGAAATGAATCTGGGACGAGCTCCTCGACTCCTCATGAATTCAAAAGAGAACTTTCTGATTCCTGGGCTGTTCTCTGGGGTATCCGGGGTGGGATATCAACTTCTTCGCCATACAAAAGGATGTGAGCTACCCTCACTGCTCCTCTTCGAAAATTAGTCTTTAAAGATGCTCGCTGGATATTGCACGACCTTATGAACGTTTAGCTCCGGCACGGTGACCACGGATGCCACACTTGAACCAAGTGCTTCTCTGAGCCGACTCACAAACTTCGCTACATCAGATGTGCTCTTGGAGTGACTGAAGCGTCTGTTTTTGAAAACCGAGTGATTGCAGTAACTCTCCGAACGCTACCGAGATTTCTTCATCGAGGAAGTAGAGACTGATAGGGCTCTTATCTACAGAGTGCTGAACCATCGATAACCTTTTAAAAAATGAGGTGGAGAGTCATCAAGAGCTTCATCTGAGCCGTATTTTGAAGCATCTTCGAGAAGCCTTCCCTCATCAGGGTGCCCTGAAGCGAGTTGGCGGAAACTTTTGAG
The sequence above is drawn from the bacterium genome and encodes:
- the lanM gene encoding type 2 lantipeptide synthetase LanM; amino-acid sequence: MNSEKEQLQEGGVTHPLTDIPKRIDHKDSNQTPFHELLLFLSQKSRERLRQRFSKLFSLSCIESVESSLIENLSRLSNRLLFSEFSSFCRLRLGFDIVRFIEPTGHSQAALYAQFRDEELATGCQRLKVEYPEWWRIFQLTERNWLETTSLLLERITCERTLIEEHFEIATDESVTSVNLGAGDLHRGGKSVAIISFATGKQLVYKPRSLALDQAFTGFVEFFRARLKSLRITVPHSLDRGEYGWSEFLEYLPSNSSGSVKEYYLQCGMLTAIWHLLGGTDLHHENIIVRDNHPCVVDVETLLHYDRWSRSRLSAQKNAFDWATFLLNESVLRTAMLPIHFDLPDGESHYDLSGMSGIGKQGVSISRAFMQDMNLNTMRFGVRAETLTRQGNDPFKIRQEFDEKVIPYILKGMNEIFKIVQQNKNELLAKSSVLFSFKHLKSRVIFRPTNHYATFLEHSLHPKYLRSKEKRAEFLESLPSLSTYAGDSEYFAVDKAERNALSSLDIPLITTPISFSPGENVRCDGNGELYSLPTECPFERAISRIQNFSLATEQFQLRLTEESLLGARKSVSSPVHSAFRPSVSELPIVSQEKDLSRRTLGAVLGIGEMLESSAIEAKNGGITWIALGLASSGNRYEHTVVGPGLYHGNTGIAIFLSSLLSINPSGPWSELARKTLLPVFQEIGKLKENISLSQISIHGLSGWPGVLYGLCLCSDRLDERDCLNRAEELLKLIRAQNLETDQYDLLSGIAGTIIASLAFYKVSGCEEALQLAEECASNLIANQTRSPHTNYRSWPFQGDFLCGFAHGAAGICFALARLNQILKSPQIADSIHEALNYETSLFSPALQNWPDLRKGVSPANAGYVTSAWCHGSLGILLAYQAISLNENFQYLKQYIEKVRSKVLTTPLSKVDSLCCGTPATMELLGNSKDIESASLRTGVSQWLLEEMNLGRAPRLLMNSKENFLIPGLFSGVSGVGYQLLRHTKGCELPSLLLFEN